A single genomic interval of Symphalangus syndactylus isolate Jambi chromosome 18, NHGRI_mSymSyn1-v2.1_pri, whole genome shotgun sequence harbors:
- the CENPM gene encoding centromere protein M isoform X2, whose amino-acid sequence MSVLRPLDKLPCLNTATILLVGTEDALLQQLADSMLKEDCASELKVHLAKCLPLPSSVNRPRIDLIVFVVNLHSKYSLQNTEESLRHVDASFFLGKACFLATGAGRESHCSIHRHTVVKLAHTYQSPLLYCDLEAGLQWCNHGSLQTRAPGLK is encoded by the exons ATGTCGGTGTTGAGGCCGCTGGACAAGCTGCCCTGCCTGAACACGGCCACCATCTTG CTGGTGGGCACGGAGGATGCTCTTCTGCAGCAGCTGGCGGACTCGATGCTCAAGGAGGACTGCGCCTCCGAGCTGAAGGT CCACTTGGCAAAGTGCCTCCCTTTGCCCTCCAGTGTGAATCGACCCCGAATTGACCTGATCGTGTTTGTGGTTAATCTTCACAGCAAATACAG cctccagaacacgGAGGAGTCCCTGCGCCATGTGGATGCCAGCTTCTTCTTGGGGAAGGCGTGTTTCCTCGCCACAGGTG CTGGGCGGGAGAGCCACTGCAGCATTCACCGGCACACCGTGGTGAAGCTGGCCCACACCTATCAAAGCCCCCTGCTCTACTGTGACCTGGAG gctggattgcagtggtgtaatcatggctcactgcagactcgagctcctgggctcaagtga
- the SMIM45 gene encoding small integral membrane protein 45 translates to MPHFLDWFVPVYLVISILILVGFGACIYYFEPGLQEAHKWRMQRPLVDRDLRKTLMVRDNLAFGGPEV, encoded by the coding sequence ATGCCGCACTTCCTGGACTGGTTCGTGCCTGTCTACCTGGTCATCTCCATCCTCATTCTGGTGGGCTTCGGCGCCTGCATCTACTACTTCGAGCCGGGCCTGCAGGAGGCGCACAAGTGGCGCATGCAGCGTCCCCTGGTGGACCGCGACCTCCGCAAGACGCTAATGGTGCGCGACAACCTGGCCTTCGGCGGCCCCGAGGTCTGA